Proteins encoded within one genomic window of Arachis ipaensis cultivar K30076 chromosome B08, Araip1.1, whole genome shotgun sequence:
- the LOC107613351 gene encoding L10-interacting MYB domain-containing protein-like isoform X2, translating to MPNKGNKTAEANQPSKDNLRWFDDMDEVLLNALAEEASKGNRHDGSWTTEAYANVVKTLSIAIGPHITKNHIKNRMKTLKDHFAEAYDLFHHLSRFAWNPVTRKFEAEEEVWQDFIKEKPQAEK from the exons ATGCCGAATAAGGGAAATAAAACAGCAGAAGCCAATCAACCTTCGAAAGACAACTTAAGATGGTTTGATGATATGGATGAAGTTTTGCTAAATGCATTAGCAGAGGAAGCATCGAAAGGTAATAGGCATGATGGCTCGTGGACAACTGAAGCATATGCCAATGTTGTCAAGACTTTGAGCATAGCAATAGGCCCTCACATAACAAAGAATCACataaagaatagaatgaagacatTGAAAGATCATTTTGCTGAGGCATATGACTTATTTCATCACTTAAGTAGATTTGCATGGAATCCTGTAACTAGAAAGTTTGAAGCTGAAGAGGAAGTGTGGCAAGACTTCATTAAG GAGAAACCACAagcagaaaaatag
- the LOC107613351 gene encoding uncharacterized protein LOC107613351 isoform X1, translating to MQIKHYDTLKELFGADRATGKGAATSRERIQEIDRDHIDLNDSFENIGFSDKDVSRGHDTPTFSANLDSPSAPHSQPNQLGGTSTSRGTKRKSPMNDFLEAQYEKVALEITTMADAVKEGTYLSTKLHDVAQRQVESAERQASVAERQVSVVEKQVSLIERQVAIAEKGLAIMQQSRPRLYSESDVWDMLTDLGLIGSAWMQCYQFLCENEQKKRQIFGIPPEMRLDALFHFMTAAGVRLGDMVLS from the coding sequence atgcaaattaAGCATTATGATACTTTGAAGGAGTTGTTCGGAGCTGATAGAGCTACTGGTAAAGGGGCTGCTACGTCACGAGAAAGGATTCAAGAAATTGATAGAGATCACATTGATTTGAATGACTCATTTGAAAACATTGGATTTTCTGACAAAGATGTTAGTAGGGGACATGATACTCCAACGTTTTCTGCTAATTTAGATTCACCAAGTGCTCCTCATAGTCAACCAAATCAATTAGGTGGGACTTCGACGTCAAGAGGAACAAAGCGTAAGTCTCCTATGAATGATTTTTTAGAGGCACAATATGAGAAAGTTGCTTTGGAAATTACTACCATGGCCGATGCTGTCAAAGAGGGTACTTATCTATCTACTAAGCTACATGACGTAGCTCAGAGGCAGGTTGAATCAGCTGAGAGACAAGCTTCTGTGGCTGAAAGGCAAGTTTCGGTTGTCGAAAAGCAAGTCTCGTTAATTGAAAGACAAGTTGCAATTGCTGAAAAAGGGTTGGCTATTATGCAACAAAGTAGGCCTCGCCTTTATAGCGAATCAGATGTATGGGATATGTTGACTGACTTGGGTCTGATAGGTTCAGCTTGGATGCAGTGTTATCAGTTTTTATGTGAAAATGAGCAGAAAAAGCGCCAAATTTTTGGGATCCCACCTGAAATGCGATTGGATGCTCTTTTTCATTTCATGACAGCTGCAGGTGTTCGCTTGGGAGATATGGTACTTTCTTAA